GACGTGGACTGGCCGCTGCTCGCCACAGCATACCGCACCCGCGGAGCGCTGCGCATCGTCGATGAGGTGTTGGCGGGCGAGTCGGCCGGCGAAACCGAAACGGACCAGCCGATCCCGGAAAGCGAGTTCGGCAAGGCGCTCCGCGAGTGTGCACCGGAGCGGCGTCGCGAGCTGCTGGCCGACCACATAGGTACGTTGGCATCCGACGTGCTGGGGCTCCCACCCACCGCGACTCTCGACCCGGCAGCGGGATTCTTCCAACTCGGTATGGATTCCCTGATGAGCGTCACACTTCAGCGCAGCCTCGGCTCGAGTCTCGGCATCACGCTGCCGGCCGCGGTCATCTACGAGTACCCGACCATCTCGCGTCTCACCGACGCACTATGCAAGCGCATGGGCTACGTGACGGCGGCCGAAATCCCCGCGACGGCTCGATCCGGCCTTGGCGCACGAGCCCAGCAGCGCGCCAAGGCCCGCCAGGAAGCTGCTGCGGGCAGACGGAAGGGACGGGTCTAGCTATGGACACCGGTTCGAATCAGTTGCCGCCCAACTCGATTGCGGTCATCGGAATGGCCGGCCGGTTTCCCGGTGCAGACTCGGTGACGACGTTCTGGGACAACCTGCGCCGCGGTGAAGAGTCCATCGCCACGCTTTCCGATGATGCACTTGCCGCGGCAGGAGTCAGCGCGAAGACGCTGGCCGATCCGGCATACGTGCGGCGTGCGCCCCTGCTCGACGGGACCGATGAGTTCGACGCGGAATACTTCGGGATGACTCCGTACACCGCTGCGATGATGGACCCCCAACAGCGGCTGTTCCTGCAGACCGCGTGGCACGCCTTCGAGGATTCCGGGTACGACCCCGCCACCTTCGACGGAGCGATCGGCGTCTTCGCCGCCAGTACCGCCAGCGGCTACCTGATGGACAACCTGATGTCGCACCGCGATCCCAAGGCGCTCGTCGGGGAGGGCATCACCGTCGAGATGTTCAACCTGGTCTTGCTCAATGACAAGGACTACCTGGCGACGCGGGTGTCGCACCAGTTCAATCTGCGCGGGCCGAGCCTTTCGGTGCAAACCGCCTGCTCGTCGTCGCTTGTCGCAGTGCACCTCGCATGCCAGAGCCTGCTGTCCGGCGAAAGCGACATGGTGCTGGCCGGTGCCGCATCGATCCGGGTGCCGCATCACGTTGGCTACACCTATGAGCCGGGGGCAATGGTGTCGGCCTCGGGCCACTGCCGACCGTTCGACGTCAGATCCGACGGCACCATCTTCGGCAGCGGGGTCGCGGCGGTGATACTCAAGCCGCTGGAGGCAGCCCTCGACGACGGTGATCGCATCCACGCCGTCATCCGCGGTTCAGCGATCAACAACGACGGCTCGGTCAAGATGACCTATGCGGCACCTGCCCTTGCCGGCCAGGCGGAGGTCATCGCCGAAGCTCATGCCGTTGCCGGTGTCGACTCCTCGACAATCGGATTCGTGGAGACCCACGGAACGGGAACCCCGCTGGGTGATCCCATCGAAATCGAAGCGCTGCGACAGGCTTTCGAGGTCTCCGACCTGGATCGGCCGGGCCCGTGCGTGCTGGGTTCGGTGAAGTCGAACATCGGCCACCTTGATGCGGCATCCGGCGTCACCGGCCTGATCAAGACGATCCTCTGCCTGAAGAACAAGGCAATTCCCCCGACCGTCCACTACACCGCGCCCAACCCCGAGCTGCACCTCGAGAAAACGCCGTTCGTGGTTGCGAACACCTACACACCATGGGAATCCGACGTGCCGCGCCGGGCCGGAGTGAGCTCGTTCGGTGTCGGTGGCACCAACGTGCACGTCGTCCTCGAGGAGGCGCCGGAGACCTCTGCGGTCGCGGCCACGAGCGGCCCGCAAGTGCTGCTGCTGTCCGCGCGCACCGCCGAATCCCTGCAGGACGCCAGGGCCGCGCTTGCCGCGGAACTCTCGCGAGACGAACAACTGTCGCTGCCCGACGTGGCGTTCACGCTCGCGGGTCGGCGGGCCTATGAGGTTCGGATGGCAGCCGTCGTTGCCGACCGCGCCGACGCCGCGGCCGTGTTGACCGCTCTGCCCGACAACCCAGAACACGAGAACGTTTCGGTCGGCCAATGTCCGCCGGGCGCTTCGCCAGGCGCGAAGAGGGCGGCGTTCCTGTTTCCCGGGCAGGGCGCTCAGCACGTCGGCATGGCCCGCGGTCTCTATGACACCGAGCCGGTGTTCCGGGAGACGTTCGACCGGTGCGCCGCTGTCTTCGGCCTAGAACTCGGCTTCGACCTGGTGGCCGAGGTGTTCGACGGGGCGAGCCTGGAGCCCACCGACCTGGCCCAGCCGGCTCTCTTCGCAGTGGAATACGCGCTGGCGCAGCTGATCACGTCGTATGGGGTCACCCCGGCGGCACTGGCAGGTCACAGCATCGGCGAGCTGGTGGCCGCCACCCTGGCGGGGGTCTTCGACTTGCCGACGGCGCTCAAGGTGGTGTCGATGCGCGCCCGCCTGATGCATGCCGCGCCTGCTGGCGCCATGGTCGCTGTAGCTGCCGCCCCCGACGACATCGCCACGCACATGACAGCCGACGTCGATCTCGCCGCCATCAACGAATTCGGCAACTGCGTGGTGGCCGGTCCCGACGAAGCCATCCGTGCCTTCAGCGATCGCCTTGCCGCTGCGGGCATCCTCGCCCGACGTGTCCGGACCTCGCACGGTTTCCATTCGCAGTCGATGGATACGGTGCTCGCCCCGTTCGCGGAATACCTGTCCACAGTGACGCTGCGCGCACCCCGAATCCCGATGCTGTCCAACGTAACCGGCACCTGGATGACCGACGAGGAGGCCACCGATCCGCACCGCTGGGCGAAGCACATCCGGTCCACAGTACGGTTCGCCGATGAACTTGCCGAACTGCTAGGCGATGCGCAACGTGTGCTCGTGGAGGTGGGGCCCGGAGGCAGTTTGACCGGATCGGCCGTGCGTGTGCCCGGGTGGTCGGAAACCCACCGCGCGGTTCGCCTGATGCGGCACCCGTTGCAGAGCAGAAATGATCGCGACACATTCCTGCTCGGGCTCGGACAGTTGTGGTCGGCAGGAGTCGACGTCGACTGGACGGCGCGCCACGGCGAGGCCCAGCATGTGACGCTTCCCGGCTATGCCTTTGCGCGGCAGCGCCATTGGATCGAACCCGCCGCTTTTGTGCGGTCGGGCGGCTCTGCCCCGCTCGGTGCAGCGGTGTCCGAGTCGCTACCGGCCGCGCGCCAACCCGCAATCGCCACCGACGCCAGGTCTCAGATGTTGGCGACATTGCAGCGAATCTGGTCGCAGTGTCTGGGCGTCGAGTCGATTGCGCCGGGCGACAACTTCTTCGAACTGGGCGGCGACTCGCTCTTGGCGATTGGCGTGGCGATGACCGCGGCGCACGAAGGTGTGGAACTCACCCCGCAGGACCTCTACGACCATGACAGCCTTGGCGCACTGGCCGACACCCTGGTGGCCCGCTACGCGTCGGGCGGCCTGGCCGGCCAGCCCACTGACGAGCTGAATCCACCTGTCCCGCCCAACATTCTCCGTTTTCTCGACAGCGGTTTGGCTGAACCGGGCCGCTGGCGGGCGCCGTTGGTGTTGCGCATCGACACGTCCGTGAGTGTGGAGGATGCATCCGCGGTCATGACTGCAGTCGTCAACCACCATGACGCCTTGAAAATGCGGGTCGTCAACCGGGCAGGTGTGTGGGAGCAGCACATCAGCGAACCCGGGGACTTCACCGGGCTGACGCAATGCACACTGCCCGCCGATGCCGTGCCGGCCAGCGAGGGTGAGCGGGAAGCGCTCTCGGCCGTCGTCTCCGACACCATCGCGGTGCAGGACCTCGGCAGTTGGCCGTTGACGGGCACCTATGTCGTCGACGCGCAGGGTGCCCCCCGGTTCCTGGTGCTCACCATGCACGGGATGGTCGACGACACGAAATCACGCGAGATCCTGGTGACGGACGTGTTGACCGCGTTCGCGCAACGACTGGCCGGTAGCGACATCGCCTTGGAACCGGCCACCACGGGCTGGCGGGAGTGGTCCCAGCGCTGTGCCGCGCTGGCCGCCCACCCCGCGGTCCTCAACCGACGGAGCTATTGGATCGACCACGCGGTGAAGGCGACGGTGAGCCTGGCCGGCCCCGGGCAGGATGCCGAGCGTGCTGGCGCACCGGCGGCCGAGGACCTGATCAGGCTGGCCACCGCATTGACCCCAGAGCAGACGTCGCAGGTCGACAACGCCCGTCGAATCTCCCAGGCGTCGACCGAGGAGATTCTGTTGGCCGCCCTGGCGCGCGTCCTCGCGATCACCGTCGGCGACGGCGTTGCGGCCGTCGACCTCGCCGGTGCCGGACGGTCGGTGCTTCGGCCGGAGGTCGACCTGCGCAGAACGGTCGGGTGGTTCTCCGCGATCCATCCAATCGCGCTGCCCTGCATGGACTTACCGGGGGCCAGCGCGGTTCAGCTGCTTGCAGAGGTAAGCCGGACCGTCAAGGCCGTGCCGCACCACGGTATCGGGTACGGGCTGCTGCGCTACCTGCATGCGCCGACCGCCGAGCTACTGAGGACCACGGCCACGTCGGAAATCTTCTTCTCCCATCTCGGCATGCTCCCCGAATGGCAGGAGACCGGTGCGGCTGTGCAAGTCGATGGTGACACCGAGTTGATGATCCGGCAGACCCTGCCGGGCTTGGGCCATCTGCTCGAACTGCGGACGTATCGACACGGCGGCGTGCTCCACGTGGACTGGTGGTACGACCGTCGACGAGTGCGCAGCGGTACGGCCGAGGCGCTCGCGGAGCAGTTCGGTGCCACGCTGATCGCGCTGATCGAGGAAGCGGTGACCGGTGTCCAGGACGGTGACGGCGGCGAGGCGGAGGACGAAGCGCTCGCCCTGGTGGATCTGTCGGCAGCCGTTCTCGACGACGATGAGTAGGTAGGCAAGCAATGTCACAGTCCGACAACGGTGTGGAAGTCGAAGGCATCGGCAAGTCATTCGGTTCGGTTGCGGCGTTGCGCGACATCACCTTCGACGTGGGCCGCGGCGAGGTCGTTGCGCTGCTCGGGCCCAACGGCGCCGGCAAGACGACCACAGTGGAGATCCTGTCGACGCTCACCACGCCGGATCGTGGACGCGCCACCGTGGCGGGTCATGACGTGGTGGCCGACCCGGCGATGGTGCGCCGTTCGATCATGCTCACCGGTCAGCATGTCGCTCTCGACGACATGTTGACCGGATACGAGAACCTGGTGATGTTCGGCCGGTTGCAGGGGTTGGACAAGTCCACCGCCGGCGCGAGGGCCGTCGACCTTCTCCGTGAGTTCGATCTGGAGGACGCCGCGGGTCGCCGGGTCAGTACCTATTCCGGCGGTATGCGCCGACGCGTCGACATCGCCTGCGGGCTGGTGGTCCGCCCCGAGGTGGTGTTCCTCGACGAGCCGACAACCGGACTGGATCCGCGCAGCAGACAAGCCATCTGGGAGTTGGTCACCGCTTTCAAGGAGGCGGGCATCGCGACATTGTTGACCACCCAGTATCTCGAGGAGGCCGATGCGCTGAGCGATCGGATCATCGTGATCGACCACGGCTCCATCGTCGCGCAGGGCACCGCCGACGAACTCAAGGAGCGCACCGGAGGCACGTACTGCGAGATCGTGCCCCGCAACCCGGATGACCTCCCCGCTCTGGTCGAGGCGCTGGGCACGTTGGTGCCCGCCGCGAGTCGGGCCGCGATCAGCCCGGAGTCCGATCGGGTCAGTTTGCCCGCCCCAGACGGACCGGCCATGCTGACCGCGGCTCTATTGCGGGTGAATTCGGCCGACATCGCGCTGGCCGACATCGTGTTGCGCAGGCCGTCGCTGGACGATGTCTTCCTCTCGCTGACCGGGGCCGCGGCCACCGACCAGGCAGCAGAACGCGTGGCCGGTGAGGTGTACTCGTGACCGCGTTGACTGCGTCGACGCCGTTGACCGCGACACGACCCGCGCCGTCTGGAGCGCAGCAATGGTGGGTGCTGACGACACGGCTGATCGGTCCCACATTGCGCAACGGCGAGGTCGCGGTGGGCGTGGCTGTTTCGGTGGCGGCGACCGCTAGTCTCTACATCCCTTTGAACAGGCTCATGGATGGGCCCGACCTGGGGGCGAGTAGCTACGCGCAGTACCTGCTGCCGCTGATCGTGTTGCAAGCCATCGCGTTCGCATCGATCTCTACCGCGTTTCGCGCCGCGACCGACTCGGTACAGGGGATCAACCGCCGTTTCCAGTCGTTGCCGATCGCGCCGCTGATCCCGTTGGGGGCCCGCATCAGCGCGAGCGCCTATCGTTGTGTGATCGGGCTCGTCGTGGCGCTGGCTTGTGGATACGTCATCGGCTTTCGATTTCACCGTTCGCCGCCTGCCATCGCGGCGTTCTGTCTGTTGGTGTTGCTCACCGGCCTGGCGCTGGCGCTCCTGGCAGATATCATCGGAACCAACTCGCGCAACCCTGCAGGGACTGCGCAGTGGTTGCTGTTGCCGCAGTTGATATTTGGCTTCTTGTCGGTGGGGATTCAACCTCTCGAGCGCTTTCCGGGATGGATTCAGCCGATCGTTCACAATCAACCCATCTCCCGGATCGTCGACGCCTTGCACGCCTTGGCCGGCGACTCGGTGCAACAAGCGGCACCGGTCACCTGGTCGGTCATCGGACCGGCTCTGGCCTGGGTGGTCGGCGTGATCGCCCTGACGTTGCCCTTCGCCATCGCGGTGTACCGACGGAGAACCTGATGGCAGTACTCGTCGGCGCGGTCCGTGACGCGCAAGCCAAACCCGAGCACCTGCTGTCGCAAACCGCGGTGCTCACCCGGCGGCTACTGGTCCGGTCGGCGCGCAACCCCATGACTCTCGTCCACGCCCTGCTGCTGCCGGTGGCGTTCCTGCTCACACTCAAGGTCGTCTTCGGTGACTCGATCACAGCGATTACGGGCCAGAACGGTCTGTACCTCAGCGTGCCGCTGGTGGCGCTGGTGGCGACGATGTCGGGGTCGACAACGGCCGTGGTCGGCATCAACGCCGAGCGCCTCGACGGCTTTCTCGGCCGATTGTGGGCGCTGCCCCTGCACCGCGGCGCCGGACTGCTGTCGCGGCTGGCCGCCGAGACGATCCGCGTGCTCGGCACCACGCTGGTCATCCTGGGCGCGGGAGCAATCCTCGGGTTCCGTTTTCAGTGCGGTCTGGCCGCCGCATTGCTGTGGGTGGCAGTGCCGGTGATCTTCGGGGTCGCATTTGCGACGCTGGCCACCACGGTCGCGCTGTATTGGTCGAAAGCCGTTCTGGTTGAGGCGATGCAGCCCGTGATCATTCTGGGGGCCACCTTCTGCACGGGGTTCGTGCCGTTGGAAAAGTATCCGGACTGGGTCCAGCCGGCGGTCCGGTATCAGCCGATGTCGCCGGCTGTCGATGCGATGAGGGGACTATCGGTGGGTGGTCCGGTGTGGTGGCCGATGATCACCACCCTGCTGTGGTTCGCCGGGATCTTTGCGGTGTGCCTAGGGCCGATCATGGTGGGCTACCGCAGGGCGAGCACCAGTCGGTGATCGGCGCAACGTCAAGAGGAAGGATTCACGGTGTTTGGTTCATCGCCGATCCGCCATCTGTCGCCTAGCGAGGAGTTCTTCGCCCAGGCCGAGAACTTCATCGGAATCACCCTGACCCTGTGCGGACCGGTGGACGTCGGCGCGATGTCGGAGGCGTTCGAGACGCTGTGTCATGTGCATCCGGCCCTTGCCGGTCACCTCGAACGGGGCACCGACGGCAGGCACCAGATCATGGTCGACGACTACGAACATCCGGGGATGTGGCTCGAAAAGATCGACGACACATCTGCCCGGCGCCTGCCGGTCCAGTCCCGGGCGCTGGTCGAGCTGCGGTTGAGCCACGGTGACGAGCGGTCCGAACTCACCCTCTACACCCACCACGCGCTGGCCGACGCGCACCACCAGTTCGCTCTGCTGGAGAAGTTGTTCGGCTGGTACACCGACATAGTCACCGGCGCAGGTATCCCGCCGGTCAAGGTCGAGCCCATCCCGGAGTCGTTGGAGGCGGCACTCTCCGAGCGCGGTATCGGCAAACTCGCGCGATTCGGTCTCGAGCGCTACCTGCCTGCGATGTTCGCCTATGAGCTGCCCCCCTCCAGGCGAAACGCGGGACGCGTCGACCCGCAGCCGGTTCTCGTACCGTCGGCCACCTGCCGGCTCTCCCGCCAGGAAACCCAAAGCCTGCTTGATATCTGTGGCGCCCACCGGGTCAGTCTCAACGCTCTGGTCGCCGCCGCGATCCTGTTGGCCGAGTGGACGATTCGGGATACACCGCACCTTCCGATCCCCTATATGTACCCGGTCGATCTGCGGTACTTTCTGACCCCGCCGGTCGGTGCAACCGAGGCCACCAATCCAGTGGGAATGGCGATGTACCTGGCCGAGATTCACCCGAATACCGACATCATGGACCTGGCGCGTGACATCGTCGAGGCGTTCCGCGCCGATCTGGCCGACGGAGTGATTCAACAGTCGTTCCTCCATTTCGGTCTGCAATACCAGGGGAATCCACCGGGGCTGCCCGACGTCGTGATGACAACCGACGGCGGGGAATTGCCGCCGGTGCGCACCCCACCCGGGTTGACGGTCGAGGAGTATGACGTCGAAGTGTTGTTCGCGTCGACCTCGGCGGGCGTCGACATGTATTCCGCCGCAACGTATGACGGTCGGTTGGTGATCACCTTTCACAGCCACGGGCCAGAGCCAGATCGTTACGTCCGCGAGATTCACGAACTCCTGGCTGCGATCCCGTCGCGGTACGCATGGGTGACGGAGTAGAAGGTAGCTCAGCCCACCTCGGCAAGCAGTTCCTTCAAGCCGGTGGCGAAGCCGTCGGCCAGCTCCGATAAGTCGGGCAGCAGAGCGGGGCACGAGATCAAGCTGACGTGGAGTTTCCCGTTGATCGACCACATCGTGATGTTGAGCCCGCAACCGTGCATGACCGGCCCGAACGGGTAGGCGGCCAGTACCTCGGCACCACAGAAGTAGTCCGTCCGTGGACCCGGCACGTTCGACACCACCAGGTTGTACATCGGGCGAAACTGAGTGAGCCGCGCGTAAACTCGCTTCGCGACGCCGAGGGCGATGGGGCCGGTGAGCTGGCTGAAGTCTTGCAACAGCGTGGCATCGATCGCAGCAGCGTGTTCCTTGGCATCGGCGGTCACTTCGGCGAGAGCCCGCAGCCGCGTCACGGGGTCCGCTAGCTGCGTCTGCAGTCGGGCGAACATGCCCGACACCTGGTTTCGCCCCCGGTCCAGCGAGGGTGCATGCACCGACACCGGCACCAACGCGACCAGGGAGGGCGTCGGCAACTCGCCGCGGTCGAGCAGGTAATGGCGGACCACCCCGCCGGCCAGCGTCATCGCCACGTCGTTGACGCTGACCCCGAAGTGGTTCTTGACCTTCTTGATGTCGTCGAGGTCGAGCCGGGCGAAGGCGACGTTGCGCTGCGCGGTGAGCCGACCGTTGAGCCGGGTCCGCGGGGCGGTGAACGGTGCGGCCATCGCCCGGCCGCGCGCCGCGCGCCGGATGGTGTCGACCACCGCTCTGATGGCCGCGGGCAGCACGGTGACGACAAGAAGCAGCGGTCGGCTCGCGAACCGGGCCAGCCCGCTGACGGCCAACCGCAGCGGGGTTGGGGCCGCCGTCGCCGCGACCGGTTCCGGTGGCGGCGAATCGGGCTCGGCGCTGCACAGCTGCGAAAGCAGGTTGGCATAGGTCACCCCGTCGGCCGCGGAGTGGTGCACCTTGAACAGGATGGCCAGCCGTCCGCCGTCCAGGCCCTCGATGACCCACAGCTCCCACATCGGTCGGCGACGATCGAGAGGCAAACCCGCCAGATGTCCGACGAGTTCGCGCAGTTCGGCCCGTCCGCCGGGCGTCCGAAGGCTGATCCGATGCACGTGGCGGTCGATGTCGAAGTCGACGTCCTCGACCCAGACGGGATGATCGAGGTTTCCGAATCGCTCGGACGGCTTCTCCCGCAACGGCGGTGTCGCCCGCACCCGTTCCGAGAGCGCGTCGCGGAAACGGTCATAGCGATAACCGCCGGGAATGCTCGCGGGATCGAGTTCCAGCACCGAAAACACTTGTAGGGGCTGCGTTGCGGTCTCGAGGTAGAGCATGCTGGCGTCGAGTCCGCTCAGCCGCTGCGACCGTCGCACTCCATGACACTACGTCCTGGCGCCGATCTACGATGACTGCCGGATGACCAGCGCCGCGTGAATCCCTTGCCGGTCGGCACATCATCCCGATCGGAGTTGGCAGTGGCGACCTCGAAGGTGGCCTTGATCACTGGGGCGTCGACCGGCATCGGCGCGGAGTTCGCCCGCCAGTTCGCCGCCCGGGGCCACGACCTCGTCGTGGTCGCTCGCAGTGTGGACAGGCTGAACGAGCTTGCCGCGCGACTGCGCACGGCGCACGGCGTAGAGGTCACCGTGGTGGCGATGGACCTGTCGCAACCGGATGCCGCGGCGGAGTTGTGGCAGCGGACGGATGGCCTGGGCCTTGAGATCTCCGTGCTGGTCAACAACGCCGGCTTCGGCACTCACGGCGACGTCGCCGATGTCGATCCGCAGCGCCTCGAGGACGCGGTCGAGCTCAACTGCCGCACGGTGGTCGGCACGACCGCCCGTTATCTTCCCCAGATGCGAGCCAGGGGGGCGGGAACGATCATCAACGTGGCGTCGATCGCGGCGTTTCAGCCCTTGCCCAAGATGGCGGTCTACGGTGCGTCGAAGGCCTTCGTACTGTCCTTCACCGAGGCGCTCTGGGCCGAGGAGCGCGAGCACGGAGTTCGTGTCCTCGCGGTGTGTCCAGGGCTGACGGATACCCCGTTCTTCGAGTTGGCAGGCGACGCCGCGGCCTCCGCCGCATCAGGCTCGGCGGCGCTGGCCCTGACCCGCACCCCTGAGCAGGTCGTCGACAGCACAATGCGCGCGCTGTCGGGCCGCAAACACAGCCTGGTCGACGGTGTCGCCAATGCGTTCGTCGCGCGCGTGGTCACCAGAGTGCTGCCCAGGCGGATGGTGATCGCGGTGTCTGGGCGGTTGGTCGGCGGCTGACTACCCGGACCCGGCAGTCAGGGTCTCGGTCAGATGTCCGGCCAGCGCACGCGGTGTGCTGTAGGTGACGATGGTCTTTGGCGTCACGCGGATACCCGTCTGCGTCTCGATGTGGGTGCGCAACTCGAGGGTGCCCAATGAATCCAGGCCGTGGTCGGTGAACGAACGATCGGGGTCGACCGCGCGTCGCAGGATCAGCCCCGTCTCGTCGGTGACCAGTCGACGCAACCGGTTGGGCCATTCCTCCTGGGCGAGTTCGGCGAGTTCGGTTAGCACAGTGGGGATCCCGGCGTCGCCGCGGTCGGTGTCGCGGAAAGCCTCGGCGAACGGGCTGCGCGCCGCCAACGCCGTCAGCAAGGGCATGCCGGTCAACGGCAGGTAGCCGGTATATCCCCGATCGTGACGCAGCAGCGCCCGGAACGCATAGCCGCCGTCTTCCGGACTGATCATCGTCACGTCACCGCGCTGTGCCATACCGGTGCCACGACCGATATCGGCCCACGCGCCCCAGGCGATCGCGGTGGCCGGAATGCCTTGGCTGCGTTGCCATGACGTGAACGCGTCCAGCCAGCTGTTGGCTGCCGCATAGGCGCCCTGGCCCGGCGAGCCAAGCAGCGCGGCGGCCGAGGAGAAGTTGCAGAACCAGTCGAGCGGCTGCTCGGCGGCCGCCTGATGCAGATACCACGCCCCGTAGACCTTTGGTGCCCAGTCCCGTTCGATGAGTTCGTCGGTGATGTTGTCCAGGGTGGCGTCGTCGACGACGGCCGCGGCATGGAGGACACCGCGCAGTGGCAGCCCACTTGCGGTGGCGGCGCTGACGAGTCGTTGCGCGGTGGCCGGGTCGGCGATGTTTCCGCACTCCATCACGATGTCGGCTCCGTTGCTCCGGAGCCGCGCAATCGTCTTCTGCGCCTGTGGGTTCGGTTGAGATCGCGAGGTCAGCACGATTCGTCCACATCCGCCGGAGGCCATCACCGCCGCAAGGAACAGCCCAAGGCCGCCCGCCCCACCGGTGACGAGGTACGAGCCGTCGCCGCGGAACACCGGGGCCCGGTTCGGCGGCACCGCCGCCCGGATTGATCCACTCCTTGGCACCGAAAGGACGAGTTTGCCGGTGTGTTCGGCGGCGCTGATCGCCCGGATCGCCGTTGCCGCCTCGGTCAGCGGATACACCGTGTGCTCGGGTATCGGCAGCACGCCGTCGCCCACCAACTCGTAGACCTTGCGTAGCAGTGCCCCAATGAGTTTCGGGGCGCCGGTGGTCATCAAGGCCAGATCGGCGTAGTAGAACGTGAGGTTCTGCCGGAACGGGTAGAGGTCGATGCGCGTGTGCTCGTAGACGTCCCGCTTGCCGATCTCGACGAAGCGACCGCCGAACGCCAGCAACTCGAGTCCGGCGCGCTGGGCCGGGCCGATCAACGAGTTGAGCACCACGTCGACGCCGTATCCGTCGGTGTCGCGGCGGATCTCGTCGGCGAAATCGGTTGAGCGTGAATCGTATACGTGCTCGACTCCCATGTCCCGGAGCAACTGCCGCCGGCCGGTGCTGCCTGCCGTGGCGAAGATCTCGGCACCGGCCTCGCGGGCGATCGCCATCGCGGCCTGACCGACACCGCCAGTCGCGGAGTGAATGAGCACGCGGTCGCCGGGCCCGATCCGGGCCAGGTCGTGCAGTGCGTACCACGCCGTGCCGTATCCGGTCGAGACCGCGGCGGCCTGCTCGGCGGTCAGGCCCGCCGGCAGTGCCGCGACCAGCCGTGCGTCGCAGGTGACGTACGTGCCCCAGCAGCCGCCTGCGCCGAACCCGCCGACCTCGTCGCCGATCCGGTGCTCGGTGACCCCGGGCCCGACGGCCGTCACGACACCCGCGAAATCCAGGCCGAGTTGCGGTTGCTTGCCGTCGATCGTCGGGTAGCGGCCGAACGCTGCCAGCACGTCGGCGAAGTTGATGCTGGAGGCGCGCACCGCGACTTCGACCTGTCCGGCCGCCGGTGCCGGCCGCTCGGCGGCGACCAACTCCAGCGTCTGTAGGTCGCCGGGGGTGCGGATCTGTAGCCGCATGCCGTCCGATCCGGGGTCGGCGACGGCGCTCCGACGTTCCTCGGGTCGCAAGGGACTTCGCCGCAGCCGCGCCGCGTACCAGGTGCCCGCCCGGCAGGCCGTTTCGTCCTCGTCCGAGCCGCTCAGCAACTCCCGAGCCAGCTCGTCG
The sequence above is drawn from the Mycobacterium gallinarum genome and encodes:
- a CDS encoding type I polyketide synthase; this encodes MDTGSNQLPPNSIAVIGMAGRFPGADSVTTFWDNLRRGEESIATLSDDALAAAGVSAKTLADPAYVRRAPLLDGTDEFDAEYFGMTPYTAAMMDPQQRLFLQTAWHAFEDSGYDPATFDGAIGVFAASTASGYLMDNLMSHRDPKALVGEGITVEMFNLVLLNDKDYLATRVSHQFNLRGPSLSVQTACSSSLVAVHLACQSLLSGESDMVLAGAASIRVPHHVGYTYEPGAMVSASGHCRPFDVRSDGTIFGSGVAAVILKPLEAALDDGDRIHAVIRGSAINNDGSVKMTYAAPALAGQAEVIAEAHAVAGVDSSTIGFVETHGTGTPLGDPIEIEALRQAFEVSDLDRPGPCVLGSVKSNIGHLDAASGVTGLIKTILCLKNKAIPPTVHYTAPNPELHLEKTPFVVANTYTPWESDVPRRAGVSSFGVGGTNVHVVLEEAPETSAVAATSGPQVLLLSARTAESLQDARAALAAELSRDEQLSLPDVAFTLAGRRAYEVRMAAVVADRADAAAVLTALPDNPEHENVSVGQCPPGASPGAKRAAFLFPGQGAQHVGMARGLYDTEPVFRETFDRCAAVFGLELGFDLVAEVFDGASLEPTDLAQPALFAVEYALAQLITSYGVTPAALAGHSIGELVAATLAGVFDLPTALKVVSMRARLMHAAPAGAMVAVAAAPDDIATHMTADVDLAAINEFGNCVVAGPDEAIRAFSDRLAAAGILARRVRTSHGFHSQSMDTVLAPFAEYLSTVTLRAPRIPMLSNVTGTWMTDEEATDPHRWAKHIRSTVRFADELAELLGDAQRVLVEVGPGGSLTGSAVRVPGWSETHRAVRLMRHPLQSRNDRDTFLLGLGQLWSAGVDVDWTARHGEAQHVTLPGYAFARQRHWIEPAAFVRSGGSAPLGAAVSESLPAARQPAIATDARSQMLATLQRIWSQCLGVESIAPGDNFFELGGDSLLAIGVAMTAAHEGVELTPQDLYDHDSLGALADTLVARYASGGLAGQPTDELNPPVPPNILRFLDSGLAEPGRWRAPLVLRIDTSVSVEDASAVMTAVVNHHDALKMRVVNRAGVWEQHISEPGDFTGLTQCTLPADAVPASEGEREALSAVVSDTIAVQDLGSWPLTGTYVVDAQGAPRFLVLTMHGMVDDTKSREILVTDVLTAFAQRLAGSDIALEPATTGWREWSQRCAALAAHPAVLNRRSYWIDHAVKATVSLAGPGQDAERAGAPAAEDLIRLATALTPEQTSQVDNARRISQASTEEILLAALARVLAITVGDGVAAVDLAGAGRSVLRPEVDLRRTVGWFSAIHPIALPCMDLPGASAVQLLAEVSRTVKAVPHHGIGYGLLRYLHAPTAELLRTTATSEIFFSHLGMLPEWQETGAAVQVDGDTELMIRQTLPGLGHLLELRTYRHGGVLHVDWWYDRRRVRSGTAEALAEQFGATLIALIEEAVTGVQDGDGGEAEDEALALVDLSAAVLDDDE
- a CDS encoding ATP-binding cassette domain-containing protein, with amino-acid sequence MSQSDNGVEVEGIGKSFGSVAALRDITFDVGRGEVVALLGPNGAGKTTTVEILSTLTTPDRGRATVAGHDVVADPAMVRRSIMLTGQHVALDDMLTGYENLVMFGRLQGLDKSTAGARAVDLLREFDLEDAAGRRVSTYSGGMRRRVDIACGLVVRPEVVFLDEPTTGLDPRSRQAIWELVTAFKEAGIATLLTTQYLEEADALSDRIIVIDHGSIVAQGTADELKERTGGTYCEIVPRNPDDLPALVEALGTLVPAASRAAISPESDRVSLPAPDGPAMLTAALLRVNSADIALADIVLRRPSLDDVFLSLTGAAATDQAAERVAGEVYS
- a CDS encoding ABC transporter permease, coding for MTASTPLTATRPAPSGAQQWWVLTTRLIGPTLRNGEVAVGVAVSVAATASLYIPLNRLMDGPDLGASSYAQYLLPLIVLQAIAFASISTAFRAATDSVQGINRRFQSLPIAPLIPLGARISASAYRCVIGLVVALACGYVIGFRFHRSPPAIAAFCLLVLLTGLALALLADIIGTNSRNPAGTAQWLLLPQLIFGFLSVGIQPLERFPGWIQPIVHNQPISRIVDALHALAGDSVQQAAPVTWSVIGPALAWVVGVIALTLPFAIAVYRRRT
- a CDS encoding ABC transporter permease, translating into MAVLVGAVRDAQAKPEHLLSQTAVLTRRLLVRSARNPMTLVHALLLPVAFLLTLKVVFGDSITAITGQNGLYLSVPLVALVATMSGSTTAVVGINAERLDGFLGRLWALPLHRGAGLLSRLAAETIRVLGTTLVILGAGAILGFRFQCGLAAALLWVAVPVIFGVAFATLATTVALYWSKAVLVEAMQPVIILGATFCTGFVPLEKYPDWVQPAVRYQPMSPAVDAMRGLSVGGPVWWPMITTLLWFAGIFAVCLGPIMVGYRRASTSR